Proteins from a single region of Streptomyces spinoverrucosus:
- a CDS encoding class F sortase produces the protein MSDRERSVGTWRLVMGVVWALLLLGLWLWGREVTDVRHGIAAPTTGDMAAAGRPPTADLPPPAEPLTGALPQRLDIPGLGVQAPVVARGLDPQGAVDPPPYDQPAVVGWYAAGTKPGAVGTALMVGHVDTETRPAVFYRLSALKPGATVRVVRDDGKVAEFTVDDVLVLSRDHFDAQQAYGVRKSGRAELRLITCGGTFDRTTRSYTANVVVSAYLTRTGL, from the coding sequence ATGTCCGACCGGGAACGCTCCGTCGGCACCTGGCGGCTCGTCATGGGCGTGGTCTGGGCGCTGCTGCTGCTCGGGCTGTGGCTGTGGGGCCGCGAGGTCACCGACGTACGGCACGGGATCGCCGCGCCCACCACCGGCGACATGGCGGCGGCCGGCCGCCCGCCCACCGCCGACCTGCCGCCCCCCGCCGAACCCCTGACCGGCGCGCTGCCCCAGCGCCTCGACATCCCCGGCCTCGGCGTCCAGGCGCCGGTCGTGGCCCGCGGGCTCGACCCGCAGGGAGCGGTCGATCCACCGCCGTACGACCAGCCGGCCGTCGTCGGCTGGTACGCGGCCGGCACCAAGCCGGGCGCGGTCGGCACCGCGCTGATGGTGGGCCACGTCGACACCGAGACCCGCCCCGCCGTCTTCTACAGGCTCAGCGCCCTGAAGCCCGGCGCCACCGTCCGGGTCGTCCGCGACGACGGCAAGGTCGCCGAGTTCACCGTCGACGACGTCTTGGTCCTCAGCCGCGACCACTTCGACGCCCAACAGGCCTACGGCGTACGCAAGTCCGGCCGGGCCGAGCTGCGGCTGATCACCTGCGGCGGCACCTTCGACCGCACCACCCGCAGCTACACGGCGAACGTCGTCGTCTCGGCCTACCTCACCCGAACCGGCCTGTAA
- a CDS encoding glycoside hydrolase family 6 protein, with protein sequence MYGSRGAAGMRATAAVLGAALLIAGCSSGDGDDDGDGGDKAGGAGITQQPKDAAPFWVNPDGNAAQQVADYVKDNKKTEADQIRKIAQQPTGEWIGPENPEQEARGFTEAAAKADRTALLVLYNIPHRDCGQYSGGGAADGNAYRSWIDGVARGIGDRSATVILEPDAVLHLVDGCTPGEFHEERYALLKYAIDRLKSQQNTKVYLDAGNAGWGHPDQIFEPLNRAGITQADGFSVNVSNFYSTEDSIAYGKELSAKVGDKHFVIDTSRNGNGPYTEGDPNERWCNPPGRALGETPTTKTADPLVDAYLWIKRPGESDGECKGGPRAGAWWPDYALKLARGSTT encoded by the coding sequence ATGTACGGCAGCAGGGGGGCGGCCGGAATGCGGGCGACCGCGGCGGTGCTGGGGGCGGCACTGCTGATCGCGGGTTGCTCGTCCGGCGACGGAGACGATGACGGGGACGGCGGCGACAAGGCGGGCGGCGCCGGGATCACCCAACAGCCCAAGGACGCCGCCCCGTTCTGGGTCAACCCGGACGGGAACGCGGCCCAGCAGGTCGCCGACTATGTCAAGGACAACAAGAAGACCGAGGCCGACCAGATCCGCAAGATCGCCCAGCAGCCGACCGGTGAGTGGATCGGCCCGGAGAACCCCGAGCAGGAGGCGCGCGGCTTCACCGAGGCCGCCGCGAAGGCCGACCGTACGGCCCTGCTCGTCCTCTACAACATCCCGCACCGCGACTGCGGCCAGTACTCGGGAGGCGGCGCCGCCGACGGCAACGCCTACCGCTCCTGGATCGACGGCGTCGCCCGGGGCATCGGCGACCGCTCCGCGACGGTGATCCTGGAACCGGACGCCGTGCTGCACCTGGTGGACGGCTGCACGCCGGGCGAGTTCCACGAGGAGCGCTACGCCCTGCTCAAGTACGCCATCGACAGGCTCAAGTCCCAGCAGAACACCAAGGTCTACCTGGACGCGGGCAACGCCGGCTGGGGCCACCCCGACCAGATCTTCGAACCCCTGAACCGCGCCGGCATCACCCAGGCCGACGGCTTCTCGGTCAACGTCTCCAACTTCTACTCCACCGAGGACTCCATCGCCTACGGCAAGGAACTCTCCGCCAAGGTCGGCGACAAACACTTCGTCATCGACACCAGCCGCAACGGCAACGGCCCCTACACGGAGGGCGACCCCAACGAACGCTGGTGCAACCCTCCGGGCAGGGCCCTGGGAGAAACCCCGACGACAAAAACAGCCGACCCCCTGGTGGACGCCTACCTCTGGATCAAACGCCCAGGAGAATCGGACGGCGAATGCAAGGGCGGCCCGAGGGCAGGCGCCTGGTGGCCCGACTATGCCCTGAAACTGGCGCGGGGCTCAACGACCTAG
- a CDS encoding kelch motif-containing protein, translating to MNDRARRRRARRLAIGTAVVLALAGMNGPWLHQVGTEKYHQYQINRPEYKAENGRWEIVEFPEEYRQNTIHAALLHTGKILLVAGSGNNQDNFDAKKFDTRLWDPVKDTIKKIPTPNDLFCTGHTQLANGNLLIAGGTKRYEKLKGDVKKAGGLMIVYNENPDKPITLPAGTKFTGKENGKTFVSKDPVLVPRAKKVFDKKTGRFLRNDPGFGRIYVEAAREGAKYETGTQDNYRVQGLTGADARNTYGIAQKLALDKKDFQGIRDAYEFDPVAEKYIKVDPMKEARWYPTLTTLSDGRILSVSGLDDIGQLVPGKNEIFDPETKEWSYTEKERQFPTYPALFLMQNGKIFYSGANAGYGPDDVGRDPGIWDVETNKFTKVPGMSDANMLETANSVLLPPAQDEKYMVIGGGGVGESKLSSDKTRIVDLTADDPRFVDGPSLGKGTRYPQASVLPDDSVLVSGGSEDYRGRSDSNILEARLYHPERNELQRVADPLVGRNYHSGSILLPDGRVMFFGSDSLFGDAANTKPAKFEQRIEIYTPPYLYRGAQPSLSGGPRTIARGESGAFTSKHASSVKKVRLIRPSASTHVTDVDQRSIALDFSVAGDKVTVTVPGNRNLVQGGWYMMFVVDDQGTPSQAQWVRVP from the coding sequence ATGAACGACCGTGCCAGACGCCGCCGCGCCCGTCGACTCGCGATAGGCACGGCGGTGGTACTCGCGCTGGCCGGAATGAACGGGCCGTGGCTCCATCAGGTCGGGACCGAGAAGTACCACCAGTACCAGATCAACAGACCCGAGTACAAAGCGGAGAACGGCCGCTGGGAAATCGTCGAGTTCCCGGAGGAGTACCGCCAGAACACCATTCACGCGGCGCTGCTGCACACCGGCAAGATCCTGCTGGTGGCCGGGTCGGGCAACAACCAGGACAACTTCGACGCGAAGAAGTTCGACACTCGGTTGTGGGACCCGGTCAAGGACACCATCAAGAAGATCCCGACGCCCAACGACCTGTTCTGCACCGGCCATACGCAGCTGGCGAACGGCAATCTGCTGATCGCGGGCGGCACCAAGCGGTACGAGAAGCTCAAGGGTGACGTGAAGAAGGCCGGCGGCCTGATGATCGTCTACAACGAGAACCCGGACAAGCCGATCACGCTGCCCGCGGGCACGAAGTTCACCGGCAAGGAGAACGGCAAGACGTTCGTCTCCAAGGACCCGGTGCTGGTGCCGCGCGCGAAGAAGGTCTTCGACAAGAAGACCGGGCGTTTCCTGCGCAACGACCCCGGGTTCGGGCGGATCTATGTGGAGGCCGCGCGGGAAGGCGCGAAGTACGAGACCGGCACGCAGGACAACTACCGTGTGCAGGGGCTGACCGGCGCCGACGCGCGGAACACCTACGGCATCGCGCAGAAGCTGGCGCTGGACAAGAAGGACTTCCAGGGGATCCGGGACGCCTACGAGTTCGACCCGGTCGCGGAGAAGTACATCAAGGTCGATCCGATGAAGGAAGCCCGCTGGTATCCGACGCTCACCACGTTGAGCGACGGGAGGATCCTCAGTGTGTCCGGGCTGGACGACATCGGGCAGTTGGTGCCGGGGAAGAACGAGATCTTCGACCCGGAGACCAAGGAGTGGAGCTACACCGAGAAGGAGCGGCAGTTCCCGACGTATCCGGCGCTGTTCCTGATGCAGAACGGCAAGATCTTCTACTCCGGGGCGAACGCGGGGTACGGGCCCGACGACGTGGGCCGGGATCCGGGGATCTGGGACGTGGAGACCAACAAGTTCACCAAGGTGCCCGGCATGAGCGACGCGAACATGCTGGAGACCGCGAACTCCGTGCTGCTTCCGCCCGCGCAGGACGAGAAGTACATGGTGATCGGTGGGGGTGGGGTCGGCGAGTCCAAGCTGTCCAGCGACAAGACGCGGATCGTGGATCTGACGGCGGATGATCCTCGATTCGTGGACGGGCCGTCACTGGGCAAGGGCACCCGGTATCCGCAGGCCTCGGTGCTGCCGGACGACAGTGTGCTGGTATCCGGCGGCTCGGAGGACTATCGCGGGCGCAGCGACTCCAACATCCTTGAGGCGCGGCTGTATCACCCTGAGCGCAATGAACTCCAGCGGGTTGCCGACCCGTTGGTGGGGCGGAACTATCACTCGGGGTCGATTCTTTTGCCCGACGGGCGGGTGATGTTCTTCGGGTCGGACTCGTTGTTCGGGGATGCGGCGAACACCAAGCCGGCGAAGTTCGAGCAGCGGATCGAGATTTATACGCCGCCGTATCTGTATCGGGGGGCTCAGCCTTCGTTGTCGGGTGGGCCGCGGACCATTGCGCGCGGCGAGTCGGGGGCGTTCACCTCGAAGCACGCGTCTTCTGTCAAGAAGGTGCGGTTGATTCGGCCCAGCGCTTCGACGCATGTGACGGATGTGGATCAGCGGTCCATTGCGTTGGACTTCAGTGTGGCCGGCGACAAGGTGACCGTGACCGTGCCGGGGAATCGGAATCTGGTGCAGGGTGGGTGGTACATGATGTTTGTGGTTGATGATCAGGGGACGCCGTCGCAAGCGCAGTGGGTTCGGGTGCCGTAG